The proteins below come from a single Zhouia spongiae genomic window:
- a CDS encoding amidohydrolase — translation MKKIYLLFLVLAMTASCTKKKKADLLVVNANIYTVDSVFSKAAAMAVKDGKIQAVGKSEELIEKYEGKRVLDAKGKTILPGLVDAHCHFFGLGLNQQKVDLLDTKSYDEVLQRVVAFQNDKKKSFVFGRGWDQNDWEVKEFPVKDKLDELFPDIPVVLQRIDGHAYLVNQKALDLAGITKDTKASRGEIVMENGELTGLLIDNPMAMIDAVVPDLSREEQANALLEAQEICFGFGLTTVSDAGLDREVIELIDSLQQSGDLKMRVYAMVSNSEENLDYYLAKGIVKTDRLNVRSFKVYGDGALGSRGAALKEEYSDKHHHFGALVTSVEDVYDIADRIAASEYQMNTHAIGDSANAIVLKAYNSALEGKPDRRWRIEHAQVIDGKDLDYFSQGIIPSVQPTHATSDMYWAEDRLGADRIEGAYAYKTLLDKSGIIALGTDFPVEKVSPFLTFYAAVARKDLDGYPKNGFQTKDALTREEVLKGMTIWAAFANFEEKEKGSLEPGKWADFIVLDKDVMKVPINEVPDINVEHTYSAGELMSEKNN, via the coding sequence ATGAAGAAAATTTATTTACTCTTTCTGGTTTTGGCCATGACTGCGTCGTGTACTAAAAAGAAAAAAGCAGATCTTTTAGTTGTCAATGCTAATATATATACAGTAGATTCTGTTTTTAGTAAAGCAGCGGCAATGGCTGTTAAAGACGGTAAGATACAGGCTGTGGGAAAATCTGAAGAACTTATCGAAAAGTATGAGGGTAAAAGGGTTCTGGATGCTAAAGGAAAAACGATTTTACCGGGATTAGTAGATGCGCATTGTCATTTTTTCGGACTGGGTCTCAATCAGCAGAAAGTAGATTTATTAGATACTAAAAGTTATGATGAAGTTTTACAAAGGGTTGTGGCGTTTCAAAATGATAAGAAAAAAAGTTTTGTGTTCGGTCGCGGTTGGGATCAGAACGACTGGGAGGTGAAGGAGTTTCCTGTAAAAGATAAGTTAGATGAATTGTTTCCTGATATCCCTGTCGTATTGCAACGTATCGATGGTCATGCTTATTTAGTAAATCAAAAGGCATTGGATCTGGCAGGCATAACAAAAGACACGAAGGCTTCCCGAGGTGAAATTGTGATGGAAAACGGAGAGTTAACCGGACTGCTGATAGACAATCCAATGGCTATGATAGATGCTGTTGTGCCGGATCTTAGCAGGGAAGAGCAGGCAAATGCATTGCTCGAGGCCCAGGAGATATGTTTTGGCTTCGGATTGACAACGGTTAGTGATGCTGGACTTGACAGGGAAGTGATTGAGCTGATTGATAGTTTACAACAAAGCGGAGACCTTAAAATGAGAGTTTATGCGATGGTGAGCAACTCTGAAGAAAACCTGGATTATTATTTGGCGAAAGGAATCGTAAAAACAGATCGGTTAAATGTGAGGTCTTTTAAAGTCTATGGCGACGGAGCCCTGGGTTCCAGAGGAGCGGCTTTAAAAGAAGAGTATTCAGACAAACACCATCATTTTGGGGCGCTGGTGACCTCTGTGGAGGATGTCTATGATATAGCCGACAGAATTGCTGCTTCCGAGTATCAGATGAATACACATGCTATTGGCGATTCTGCAAATGCAATAGTGTTAAAGGCTTATAATAGCGCTTTGGAAGGAAAGCCTGACAGACGATGGCGTATTGAGCATGCCCAGGTAATTGATGGTAAAGACCTGGATTATTTCAGTCAGGGAATTATACCTTCAGTACAGCCAACCCATGCAACTAGTGATATGTATTGGGCTGAAGATAGGCTGGGCGCAGATCGTATAGAAGGTGCATATGCGTATAAAACATTGTTAGACAAATCCGGTATCATTGCATTGGGAACCGATTTTCCGGTTGAAAAAGTAAGTCCTTTTTTAACATTCTATGCGGCTGTAGCCAGAAAAGACCTGGATGGTTATCCGAAGAATGGATTTCAGACCAAAGATGCACTAACCAGAGAAGAGGTTTTGAAGGGGATGACTATTTGGGCTGCTTTTGCAAACTTTGAAGAGAAAGAAAAAGGGAGCCTGGAGCCGGGTAAATGGGCCGACTTTATAGTTTTAGACAAGGATGTAATGAAGGTACCTATCAACGAGGTTCCTGATATCAATGTAGAACATACTTATTCTGCGGGCGAGTTGATGTCTGAAAAAAATAATTAG
- a CDS encoding DUF2911 domain-containing protein, which produces MKKLIFVLTLATTFLAFNDTNAQKFSGIDKSVADIAYYKTDRNAPPSIKVIYSRPLKKGRAVFGSLVPYDKVWRTGANEATEIRLYQDMMFGDKEIKAGTYTLFTIPGSSEWTIILNSDTDVWGAYSYKEENDVVRIKVPVSSGNESLEAFSIAFKQDSEEKIDMVLGWDTTRVKIPFTL; this is translated from the coding sequence ATGAAAAAACTAATCTTTGTACTGACATTGGCCACTACATTTCTGGCTTTCAACGACACAAACGCACAAAAATTCAGCGGGATCGACAAAAGTGTTGCCGACATAGCGTATTACAAAACCGATCGCAATGCTCCACCCAGCATTAAAGTAATTTATTCACGGCCTCTTAAAAAAGGGAGAGCTGTTTTCGGAAGCCTGGTTCCTTACGACAAAGTATGGCGTACCGGTGCCAACGAGGCGACTGAAATAAGACTATACCAAGATATGATGTTCGGAGATAAAGAAATAAAAGCGGGTACCTATACCCTTTTTACCATCCCCGGCTCATCCGAATGGACCATCATCCTTAACAGCGATACCGATGTATGGGGCGCTTATTCATATAAAGAAGAGAATGATGTAGTCAGAATCAAAGTTCCGGTGAGTTCCGGCAATGAATCTTTAGAAGCTTTTTCCATAGCTTTCAAGCAAGATAGCGAGGAGAAAATCGATATGGTTCTAGGTTGGGACACTACCAGAGTTAAAATTCCGTTCACCCTTTAG
- a CDS encoding FUSC family protein: MLNKTAQFFKSYHFAKGVLITLSAIIAVLASYLGGKTDIGTSLAFGVLLASVPDIPGNKKHRFYGILIAILAAVINIILINLTYHHLYLIIPTLAILVFSYAYISVYGFRASLVSLSGLLAISISMAHLRTGNDIFIHAGFTALGGLWYLGLSTLYSFLNPTQFSLQLLSEIMSLTAGYLDTRARLILVEETERDELLKELFQLQTELNEKHELIRSVLLNARIKSGSTNFIKRQLLVFIELVDMLELAIANPMNYKTIDNTFKKDNKNIITSFAAVSENIAIELRALSYKISKKNHHIEEVDIELLLSKAFSCIENYKASVDIEQNRNKILLLRHLYDYIEQQVEKVQNIKRVLKKSYNLVEREQKSPNKKLITVQDYSINILRENLSFKSPIFKHSLRLSITVLAGFLIGSFFSIQNAYWIILTIIVIMRPNYGLTKERSKERIIGTLIGGLIATAIILTTQNLFLYITIVLVSMTLAFSFVQQNYKASATFITLNIVFIYALLQPDAFEVIQYRIIDTMLGAGLAIAANYTLWPAWEFYYHKDLLIKSIESNIYYLKEVRSLYNHKIRKNTPYIISRKEAFIAIGNLMAAFQRMAQEPKSKQKNFMELYEAVVVQHTFLSSTAALGTYIQNHPTTSASNDFNIYIDEIVNSLNESILLLKGNNITEKNDSIHTDAINQIKSSYALLIQKRQEEILSGNTVIDEETKSKLKEAHLVIDLLQYLFSLSIKLKKQIKEI; the protein is encoded by the coding sequence ATGCTAAATAAAACAGCGCAGTTTTTTAAAAGCTATCACTTTGCCAAAGGTGTATTGATTACACTCTCTGCCATTATTGCTGTTCTGGCAAGCTATCTGGGCGGTAAAACTGACATAGGAACCTCACTGGCCTTTGGCGTCCTACTCGCTTCAGTTCCGGATATTCCCGGGAATAAAAAACATCGGTTTTACGGTATTTTAATAGCTATTCTTGCCGCAGTTATCAATATTATCCTTATTAACCTTACCTATCACCATCTATACCTCATTATCCCGACACTTGCCATTCTAGTATTTTCGTATGCATATATTTCCGTATACGGCTTCAGGGCCTCATTAGTCTCCTTATCCGGATTATTGGCCATTTCTATCAGCATGGCTCATTTACGGACCGGCAACGATATCTTTATACATGCCGGTTTTACAGCTCTCGGGGGACTCTGGTATTTAGGATTATCTACACTCTATTCTTTCTTAAACCCCACGCAATTTAGCCTGCAACTCCTTTCTGAAATAATGAGCCTTACAGCCGGATATCTGGACACCAGAGCCAGGCTCATCCTGGTTGAAGAAACCGAAAGGGATGAACTTCTAAAAGAATTATTTCAGCTCCAGACCGAACTGAACGAAAAGCACGAGCTCATCAGGTCTGTTTTACTCAATGCCAGAATAAAATCGGGCTCAACCAACTTTATCAAAAGACAGCTATTGGTATTCATCGAACTTGTAGACATGTTAGAACTGGCTATCGCCAACCCTATGAATTACAAGACCATAGACAATACTTTTAAAAAAGACAACAAAAATATCATTACAAGTTTTGCCGCAGTCTCTGAAAACATTGCCATTGAACTAAGGGCACTGTCTTACAAAATCTCAAAAAAGAACCACCATATCGAAGAGGTAGATATCGAGCTACTTCTTTCAAAGGCATTTTCATGCATAGAAAACTACAAGGCTTCAGTAGATATCGAACAAAACCGAAATAAGATACTACTACTAAGACATCTTTATGATTATATCGAACAACAGGTAGAAAAAGTACAAAACATAAAAAGGGTTTTAAAAAAATCCTACAACCTTGTCGAAAGGGAACAAAAATCGCCCAACAAAAAACTCATTACCGTACAAGATTACAGCATTAATATCTTAAGAGAAAACCTTTCTTTTAAATCTCCTATCTTCAAGCACTCCTTGAGACTGTCTATAACCGTTCTGGCCGGTTTCCTCATAGGAAGTTTCTTCTCGATACAAAATGCATATTGGATCATCCTGACCATTATTGTTATCATGCGCCCGAATTACGGACTTACCAAAGAAAGATCCAAAGAACGTATCATCGGCACACTTATTGGCGGTTTGATTGCCACGGCTATTATTTTAACGACCCAAAACCTATTTCTCTACATTACAATCGTTCTTGTTTCTATGACTTTGGCTTTTTCTTTTGTACAGCAGAATTACAAAGCATCCGCCACCTTTATAACCCTTAATATCGTTTTTATATACGCTTTATTGCAACCCGATGCCTTTGAGGTCATTCAATACCGGATCATAGACACAATGCTTGGAGCCGGCCTTGCCATTGCAGCCAATTACACCCTCTGGCCGGCATGGGAATTTTATTACCATAAAGACCTCCTAATCAAATCTATTGAATCCAACATCTATTATTTGAAAGAAGTCAGGTCTCTGTACAATCATAAGATCCGTAAGAACACCCCTTATATCATATCAAGAAAGGAAGCATTTATCGCCATCGGAAATTTAATGGCTGCTTTCCAGCGAATGGCACAAGAACCAAAATCAAAACAAAAAAATTTCATGGAACTCTATGAGGCAGTAGTTGTACAGCATACATTCTTATCTTCTACGGCAGCCTTAGGAACTTATATACAAAATCATCCTACCACTTCCGCTTCAAACGATTTTAATATATATATAGATGAAATTGTCAATTCCCTGAATGAAAGCATCCTGTTATTAAAAGGAAACAATATTACGGAGAAGAACGATTCCATACACACTGATGCTATCAACCAGATCAAATCAAGCTATGCCCTGCTTATTCAAAAAAGACAGGAAGAAATTTTATCCGGAAACACAGTTATTGATGAAGAAACAAAAAGCAAGCTTAAAGAGGCCCATTTAGTAATAGACCTGTTACAATATTTATTCTCTCTTTCTATCAAACTAAAAAAACAGATCAAAGAAATTTAA